Proteins co-encoded in one Candidatus Woesearchaeota archaeon genomic window:
- a CDS encoding DNA topoisomerase VI subunit B, producing MTTAAEQMAQKQRSISVAEFFSKNRHLLGFDNPRKSLLTTVKEAVDNALDACEEARILPEIIVEIIDMGTDRYRVIIEDNGPGIVKEQIPNIFARLLYGSKFHSMKMSRGQQGIGISAAVMYGQLTTGRPARITSITGKGKQAHYYELKIDTTTNTPQILKDDVVEWNKEHGTRIEIDLEAGYSKGATSVDAYLKQTAIANPHVTIIYTNPKAEQFIFPRVVEELPAEAQEVKPHPYGVELGLLMQMAHQTSSRTMSGFLQQEFSRVSSQVAKEILQKAGVLENAKPADLTREAAEKIIRAIKDTKIMAPPTDCIAPIGAEALKKGLKKEIKAEFYCATTRPPAVYRGSPFIIEVGLAYGGELKGDSVAKVYRFANRVPLQYQQGACASTAAITQTNFKSYGLQQSKGSLPVGPLAIAIHIASIWVPFTSESKEAIAHYDEIIKEMKLALQDAGRQLAKYVNKKKKLKGELQKRSYIEKYIPSVALAIKQILDLTDAQKAEIEERLKGIMESSRGEIKNIADTNEEYDEEFAKIGKEDEESSDDEDDEQ from the coding sequence AGCAGTTGATAACGCTCTCGATGCTTGCGAAGAAGCACGCATTCTCCCAGAGATCATTGTTGAAATTATTGACATGGGAACTGATCGGTACCGCGTCATCATAGAAGATAATGGTCCTGGCATTGTAAAAGAACAAATTCCAAACATCTTTGCAAGACTTCTTTATGGCTCTAAATTCCACTCTATGAAGATGAGCAGGGGTCAGCAAGGAATTGGTATTTCCGCTGCGGTAATGTACGGCCAACTCACAACAGGAAGACCTGCGCGCATCACCTCAATAACAGGAAAGGGAAAACAAGCACACTACTACGAGCTTAAAATAGATACGACAACAAACACGCCACAAATTCTCAAAGATGATGTGGTTGAGTGGAACAAGGAACATGGAACGCGCATCGAGATTGATCTTGAAGCCGGCTACTCCAAAGGTGCAACCTCAGTTGATGCTTATCTTAAACAAACAGCAATTGCAAACCCCCACGTCACTATTATTTACACCAATCCAAAAGCGGAACAATTTATTTTTCCTCGCGTAGTTGAAGAGCTCCCCGCAGAAGCGCAAGAAGTAAAACCACATCCTTATGGTGTTGAACTCGGGTTGCTTATGCAAATGGCACATCAGACATCGTCAAGAACAATGTCGGGATTTTTACAACAAGAGTTTTCACGAGTCTCCTCACAAGTAGCAAAGGAGATCTTGCAAAAAGCAGGTGTTCTTGAAAACGCAAAACCTGCTGATCTTACCCGTGAAGCTGCTGAGAAAATCATCCGCGCAATTAAGGATACGAAAATCATGGCGCCTCCCACCGATTGCATTGCGCCAATTGGCGCAGAGGCACTCAAAAAAGGTCTTAAAAAAGAAATCAAAGCAGAATTCTACTGCGCGACAACGCGCCCTCCTGCAGTTTATCGAGGAAGCCCTTTTATTATTGAAGTAGGTCTTGCCTATGGAGGGGAGCTTAAAGGAGACTCTGTTGCAAAAGTATACCGTTTTGCAAATAGAGTGCCATTACAATACCAGCAAGGTGCTTGTGCGTCAACTGCTGCGATAACTCAGACAAATTTCAAAAGTTATGGACTACAACAATCTAAAGGTTCTCTTCCCGTAGGCCCTCTTGCTATTGCCATTCATATCGCGTCTATCTGGGTTCCGTTCACGTCAGAATCAAAAGAAGCTATTGCTCACTATGATGAAATCATCAAAGAGATGAAGCTCGCGCTTCAAGATGCGGGAAGACAACTTGCAAAATATGTCAATAAGAAGAAAAAACTCAAAGGAGAATTACAGAAAAGGTCTTACATTGAAAAATATATCCCTAGTGTTGCACTTGCCATCAAACAAATTTTAGATCTTACCGATGCGCAAAAGGCAGAAATTGAAGAGCGTCTCAAAGGGATAATGGAATCATCACGTGGAGAAATTAAAAATATCGCTGATACAAATGAAGAGTATGATGAAGAATTCGCAAAAATTGGAAAAGAGGACGAAGAGTCTTCTGATGATGAGGATGATGAACAATGA
- a CDS encoding DNA topoisomerase VI — MKETLKKIQGTAQRVLSSIEHQEAPVLTFPIRSLSNVEYNEKEGYFKILNKVKERKLTANTIKTFAQTLLLMNESKKIIETDDIMTKREAYYVSKNWGDAKFNEQPESDAVMDDIEAMMRTQREQIGFIPEEDGGAVAGAITIIEKDPETGEDIEIDCTKFASGAYNIPNQVEGLKFKTNAKFVLAIETAGMFQRLVKHKYWKSANCILVSLKGVPSRATRRFIRKLADENKLDVFVFTDGDPYGYLNIYRTLKVGSGNAAHINEFFCVPNAKFIGVTPQDIIDYKLPTHPLKDIDIKRLKDGMKNDPFVKHHKEWEKALKQMATLKKRAEQQAFASHDLNYVISTYLPDKLKDHSKWLP; from the coding sequence ATGAAAGAAACTCTTAAGAAAATCCAAGGAACTGCTCAACGCGTACTTTCAAGCATTGAACACCAAGAAGCACCCGTTCTTACCTTTCCCATTCGGTCACTTTCAAACGTTGAGTATAATGAAAAGGAGGGGTACTTCAAGATTCTCAACAAAGTTAAGGAGAGAAAACTCACGGCGAACACGATTAAAACATTTGCACAGACCCTTCTTTTAATGAATGAGTCTAAGAAAATCATTGAAACAGATGATATTATGACAAAAAGAGAGGCGTATTACGTCTCAAAGAATTGGGGGGATGCGAAGTTTAACGAACAACCAGAGTCAGATGCCGTGATGGACGATATTGAAGCTATGATGCGTACGCAAAGAGAACAAATCGGATTCATTCCTGAAGAGGATGGCGGGGCTGTTGCGGGCGCAATCACCATTATTGAAAAAGATCCTGAGACGGGAGAAGATATTGAAATTGATTGTACTAAATTCGCTTCGGGCGCGTACAACATTCCCAACCAAGTAGAAGGTTTGAAATTCAAGACTAACGCAAAATTTGTCCTCGCAATTGAAACTGCGGGTATGTTTCAACGTTTAGTCAAGCACAAGTATTGGAAGAGTGCTAATTGTATTCTTGTTTCACTCAAGGGAGTTCCTTCACGCGCGACAAGAAGGTTTATCCGAAAACTTGCTGATGAGAATAAGCTTGACGTCTTTGTCTTTACTGATGGGGATCCTTATGGATACCTTAACATTTATCGTACTCTTAAAGTGGGCTCAGGAAACGCTGCGCACATCAATGAATTCTTTTGTGTTCCCAACGCGAAATTCATAGGAGTTACTCCTCAAGATATCATTGATTATAAACTTCCCACACATCCGCTCAAAGATATTGATATTAAAAGGCTTAAAGACGGTATGAAAAACGATCCCTTCGTTAAGCATCACAAAGAGTGGGAAAAAGCACTCAAACAAATGGCAACGCTCAAGAAAAGAGCAGAGCAGCAAGCATTTGCAAGTCATGATCTTAACTATGTTATTAGCACCTATCTTCCAGATAAGCTCAAAGACCATTCTAAATGGCTTCCTTAA